The following nucleotide sequence is from Chlorogloeopsis sp. ULAP01.
TACGGCTTTCCTGGACAAGACGAGGATTAATCTCCACGCCCACAGCACGACGAGCGTTATATTTCTGGACAGCAGTAATAGGAATTCGCCCATCACCACTACCCAAGTCATAAATCACATCATTACTGTTAACTTGTGCTAGTTCCAGCATAGCTTCTACTACTCGTTGGGGTGTTGGCACATAAGGTACATTTGCTCGCTTTGTTTGAGTTCTCATCACAGAAGCAGGCACTTTTGCCTCTACTTCAAAATTGCGTTCCAAGGAGCATCCAACAGAACCAAATACAGTGCTAACAACCGTAATCAGTAATAGTAGAATTTTTCTGGAAATCATAGTTTTGATATTTTTTCAAAAAACATCAAGAAATAATATTTGTACTTTGGATGTACGCTTTGACCAAGAAAGGCAGGAGGCAGTCCCGATGAAACAAGTTTCACAAGCCTTGCATGAAAGTGTTTTTCTCCCCCAGCTTCCCCAGCCTCAAGAGATCCCCCTGCTCTTTCAAGTCAGAAGGAGTGTCAACAAAACTTCTGTTCACGACTGAAAGGAATAAGGGGTATCAAGTTTCCTATGAGCAAGGCTCACAGGCTGCCCCGAATGGAAGGGTCTGAATCCCCTTCTGAATGGAACCTTCTGCTCTCTACCTCATGACTTCTTCAATTGAATTTTTAACTGCTTACCCCTTCCCTAAAACGTATAATTTTTAGCTCAACAGAGCTATTATTACTTCTTAGGCTTGGCTCGATTTGGCCCACCTGCCCAAGGCGGTGGCCCTTGAGGTGAACGAATTTCGATTACAGAACCATCTGCTTTAGTAATCCTAAAAGCATCGAATTCACCAGCTCTACCTACTTCACCTGTGACTGTGACTTGCTCACCTTGTTTCAGGTTAATTTCACGCCACCAACGAGGCCCGGCATCAACAATGACTTGTCCACTGCCATCATCCAGGATGAAATCATTACCAACTATGCTCTGAACTTTTCCAGATATGGTGATACCTTGAGGACTCCCTAAGTCACCAATTCTAGTAGTCTGTGTTTGCGTCTGTGCCTGTGCCAATTTGGGAATTGATGGCACAATGATTGTTGCAACCATCATCAAAGGCAAAAAAATTTTTTGGTTCATGCTTATAACCTCTTAACTAGTAAGCTCAATCAACGATTGAATTGCTAGAAGTTGTAACTAACGCCGAGCAGTAACACAACATTAGTGTTATTGAATTAAGTTTCCAGGGACACAATAATTGCTTTTGGAATTTGATTGCAAATATATTTGCAATCATGTTTGTATACTTACACCTAATTATGATTAAGCGCAAATGTGATTAAAAAGTGATAAGAAGTTTGTACAAATCAGGTTAATTAGTTAAAGTCGTCATTAGTCTTTAGTAAGAGTCGCTTTTATCCCGCCTACTCACGTTGCAATAATCGTGATACTTCACAATCTTAAAATCCATCTGGCGACATTCAGATAAATTAAGACTCCCAAGACATCAACGGCAGTGGTAATAAAAGGAGCTGACATCAATGCTGGATCTAATTTCAAAGAATGAAACAAAAAAGGTAAGGCAGCACCTGATAGTGAAGCAATGAGTGAAATAGCGAATAAACTTATACCCACAGCAATTGCTACTGCTAAGTTTCCCTGAAGAAAGAAAGCCCATATCGTAACTACTACACCTAGCATTGCCCCTAACAAAATACCAGCGATCACCTCTTTGCGAATCACGGTCAAAGTCTCTCGTATACGTATTTCCTGCGTATTCAAACCCCGAATCACTACTGTGGAAGATTGCGCTCCCACATTACCACCGGTATCAATCAACAATGGGATAAACGCAGCCAAGGTAACTACCTGCTCTAAAACATCTTCTTGATCGCGGATGACTGCGGAGGTAAGGGTATTAGTCAATAAAAGAATCAGCAGCCATGATACCCGTCTACGGGCAACTGTGAATAAATTAGTTTGAAAATAGTTGTCAGTGCCAGATTCAAGCCCTCCCAAGGCATATATATCTTCAGTGGTTTCTTGTTCTAAAATATCAAGAACATCATCAACAGTAACAATGCCTACTAGCCTTTTCTCAGTATCCACAACAGGCACTGCCACGAAGTCATAACGTTGAATAGTACGGGCCACTTCCTCTTGGTCAGTGTCGGTATGAACATATACCACATCCCTAGTCATGATATTGGCGATGAATTCCTCTGGTTGCGCCTTGATCAAATCTCGCAATGAAAGTGTTCCGCTCAGACGACGAGCATCATCAGTGACGTAGAGGTAATAAATCATTTCACTCACGTCTGCCAGGCTGCGAATTCGTTCTAAAGCCTGAGTAACGGTCATATTTTCTTTCAGTGACAAGTATTCTGGCGTCATGATCCGCCCCGCAGTATTGGGTTTGTAACCCAAAAGCAGGGCAGTTGCATCGCGTTCGGCAGGAGTTAGTTGTTGTAAGAGTTGCCGGACTACTTTTGCTGGTAGTTCGTCAAATAGCCGCGCTCGATCATCGGGTGACATCCGATCAACAATATCCAACACATCTTGACGCTTGAATTCTTCCAGAAGTGCTTGCTGTACATTGGAATCAAGATATTCATACACCTCGATCGCCTCTTCTTTAGAAAGCAAACGAAAAGCGATCGCCTGCATCGCCTCAGGTAAGTTGCCAATCACTTCAGCAATATCTACTGGTTGAACAGGAACCAGCAAAGCCTTTGCTCCTTCATAGTTCTCTTGAGTAAGCAATGTTTCCAATTGTGCTTGCACTAGCTCCTGTAACTCACGTCGGGAGCCAGTCATTTGGTATGAAGGGGGAGTTTGTTCAGTCACAGCAGCTCCTTTTCATCCTATTTAGGTATCAAGTTTTAACCTCTATTAGCACCAATAGAAAAAAATTTTGATTAAAAAGTGATAGCACAGATAAATTAACAAGCAAATGTG
It contains:
- a CDS encoding class I SAM-dependent methyltransferase, which gives rise to MISRKILLLLITVVSTVFGSVGCSLERNFEVEAKVPASVMRTQTKRANVPYVPTPQRVVEAMLELAQVNSNDVIYDLGSGDGRIPITAVQKYNARRAVGVEINPRLVQESRTNAQKIGVSDRVEFKQQDLFQTDLGDATVVTLYLLPNVNLRLRPKLLKELKPGTRIVSHSFDMGNWKPQQVVRIRGRTLYLWVVPEQIPTNLTS
- a CDS encoding NirD/YgiW/YdeI family stress tolerance protein, producing the protein MNQKIFLPLMMVATIIVPSIPKLAQAQTQTQTTRIGDLGSPQGITISGKVQSIVGNDFILDDGSGQVIVDAGPRWWREINLKQGEQVTVTGEVGRAGEFDAFRITKADGSVIEIRSPQGPPPWAGGPNRAKPKK
- the mgtE gene encoding magnesium transporter; the protein is MTGSRRELQELVQAQLETLLTQENYEGAKALLVPVQPVDIAEVIGNLPEAMQAIAFRLLSKEEAIEVYEYLDSNVQQALLEEFKRQDVLDIVDRMSPDDRARLFDELPAKVVRQLLQQLTPAERDATALLLGYKPNTAGRIMTPEYLSLKENMTVTQALERIRSLADVSEMIYYLYVTDDARRLSGTLSLRDLIKAQPEEFIANIMTRDVVYVHTDTDQEEVARTIQRYDFVAVPVVDTEKRLVGIVTVDDVLDILEQETTEDIYALGGLESGTDNYFQTNLFTVARRRVSWLLILLLTNTLTSAVIRDQEDVLEQVVTLAAFIPLLIDTGGNVGAQSSTVVIRGLNTQEIRIRETLTVIRKEVIAGILLGAMLGVVVTIWAFFLQGNLAVAIAVGISLFAISLIASLSGAALPFLFHSLKLDPALMSAPFITTAVDVLGVLIYLNVARWILRL